A genomic stretch from Halorhodospira halophila SL1 includes:
- the purN gene encoding phosphoribosylglycinamide formyltransferase — MTPSPRIAVLLSGSGSNLQALLDQHAAGALPATFACVLSNRADAYGLQRAEAAGIPTAVVDHRQYPDREAFDRALAEHLEAVGVDLVVLAGFMRILTPVFVERFQGRLLNIHPSLLPDFRGLHTHERALEAGVEEHGCTVHFVTPELDAGPAIVQGVVPVHPGDSPEALAQRVQVQEHRVYPLAVRWFVSGRLALTESGVALDGQVLEAPVRVDAETAVDRL, encoded by the coding sequence GTGACCCCGTCGCCGCGGATCGCCGTCCTGCTCTCGGGCAGTGGCAGCAACCTGCAGGCGCTGCTCGACCAACACGCGGCCGGGGCGCTGCCGGCGACCTTCGCCTGCGTGCTCAGCAACCGGGCGGATGCCTACGGCCTGCAGCGCGCCGAGGCCGCGGGCATCCCCACGGCGGTCGTCGATCACCGCCAGTACCCCGACCGCGAGGCCTTCGACCGCGCCCTGGCCGAGCACCTGGAGGCGGTCGGGGTCGATCTGGTGGTGCTCGCCGGGTTCATGCGCATCCTCACGCCGGTCTTCGTGGAGCGTTTCCAGGGCCGTCTCTTGAACATCCACCCGTCGCTGCTGCCGGACTTCCGCGGTCTGCACACCCATGAGCGGGCCCTGGAGGCGGGGGTCGAGGAACACGGCTGCACGGTGCATTTCGTGACGCCGGAGCTCGACGCCGGCCCGGCCATCGTCCAGGGGGTGGTGCCGGTCCACCCGGGGGATTCGCCGGAGGCGCTGGCGCAGCGGGTGCAGGTGCAGGAGCACCGCGTCTATCCGTTGGCGGTGCGGTGGTTCGTGTCCGGGCGGTTGGCGCTGACGGAGTCGGGGGTCGCCCTGGACGGGCAGGTGCTGGAGGCGCCGGTGCGGGTGGATGCGGAGACGGCGGTCGATCGGCTTTAG
- a CDS encoding DUF3108 domain-containing protein, with product MRAPSKRTFSVQRAAAWLILGLLTATTSLAAPAAAAEAERIPEFRAEYEVKYGRLTLGTSRLELEYLGDDRYRYEMFVRPRGLARAVLGTDLTDISEGQVLADGTLRPDRFVHKREGRDERHEAITFDHDAGKVTFADGTAIDLEEGAVDRLLPQLLIMRDLSATFDRVLTYRIADDEEISDYSFERKGRERVSVAAGSYRAERIQRVRDGDSSRESNAWVYRRLHNLPVKIEHADSGRTFVMELTEVSGPIQDD from the coding sequence ATGAGGGCCCCATCCAAACGTACCTTCAGCGTCCAGCGCGCGGCCGCATGGCTCATCCTGGGCCTACTGACCGCCACCACCTCCCTGGCAGCGCCCGCCGCAGCAGCCGAGGCCGAGCGAATCCCCGAGTTCCGGGCGGAGTATGAGGTGAAGTACGGCCGTCTGACCCTGGGCACCAGCCGGCTGGAGCTGGAGTACCTGGGCGACGACCGCTACCGCTACGAGATGTTCGTCCGCCCCCGGGGGCTGGCGCGGGCGGTGCTCGGCACCGATCTGACCGATATCAGCGAGGGGCAGGTCCTCGCAGACGGCACGCTGCGCCCGGATCGGTTCGTGCACAAGCGCGAGGGCCGGGACGAGCGTCACGAGGCGATCACCTTCGACCACGACGCCGGCAAGGTGACCTTCGCGGACGGAACCGCCATCGACCTCGAGGAAGGCGCCGTGGACCGCCTGCTGCCGCAGCTGCTGATCATGCGCGACCTCTCGGCGACCTTCGATCGGGTGCTGACCTACCGCATCGCCGATGACGAAGAGATCTCCGACTACAGCTTCGAGCGCAAGGGCCGCGAGCGGGTCTCGGTGGCCGCCGGCTCGTACCGGGCCGAACGCATCCAGCGCGTGCGCGACGGCGACAGCTCCCGCGAGTCCAACGCCTGGGTCTACCGGCGACTCCACAACCTGCCGGTGAAGATCGAGCACGCCGACAGCGGGCGCACCTTCGTCATGGAGCTGACCGAGGTCAGCGGGCCGATCCAGGACGACTAG
- the dcd gene encoding dCTP deaminase, producing the protein MTIKSDRWIRHMAQEHGMIEPFEPGQVRDTPEGQRVISYGTSSYGYDVRCGKDFKIFTDINSAVVDPKNFDAASFVDVHGDVCIIPPNSFALAYTLEYFRIPRNVLTICLGKSTYARCGIIVNVTPLEPEWEGRVTLEFSNTTPLPAKIHANEGVAQMLFFESDEPCEVSYADRGGKYMGQDGVTLPRS; encoded by the coding sequence ATGACCATCAAATCCGACCGGTGGATCCGGCACATGGCGCAAGAGCACGGGATGATCGAACCCTTCGAGCCGGGGCAGGTGCGCGATACCCCCGAGGGGCAACGGGTCATCTCCTACGGCACCTCCAGCTACGGTTACGACGTCCGTTGCGGGAAGGACTTCAAGATCTTCACCGATATCAACTCCGCGGTGGTGGATCCGAAGAACTTCGATGCGGCGAGCTTCGTCGATGTCCACGGCGACGTCTGCATCATCCCGCCCAACTCCTTCGCCCTGGCCTACACCCTGGAGTACTTCCGCATCCCGCGGAACGTGCTGACCATCTGTCTGGGCAAGTCGACCTACGCCCGCTGCGGGATCATCGTCAACGTCACGCCGTTGGAGCCGGAGTGGGAGGGGCGGGTGACCCTGGAGTTCTCCAACACCACCCCCCTGCCGGCGAAGATCCACGCCAACGAGGGCGTCGCGCAGATGCTCTTCTTCGAGTCGGACGAGCCGTGCGAGGTCTCCTACGCCGACCGGGGTGGCAAGTACATGGGCCAGGACGGGGTGACGCTGCCGCGCTCGTGA
- the mgtE gene encoding magnesium transporter, whose translation MAYEELLEEIRQLLDGRRWKDVRARIEELPEQDIAELILSLEKSRRIFLFKLLPRPRASEVFSYLSGDNQDALLQDMTDHETREIVAALTPDDRTALFQELPAEATQRLLELLPPGAQREARELLGYPAESVGRLMTPDYIAVRADWTVERSLQHIRGQREKAETVNVIYVTDREGRLLDALTIRRFIVAAPETVVEELMDYHFISVSAFEDREKAVETVQRYDLTALPVVDTEGVLLGTVTPDDVMDVAEAEATEDFQKVGGVGVLNFSMRDASMNLLYQRRVGWLVLLVFINMFGGEIIAAYEETIEAVIVLVTFLPLVVDTGGNAGTQSATLMVRALATGDVKAKDWLRLWGKEAGVAIALGVTVGVAVWALGLYRGGLDIAWVVSLAMVAVVFMGSMIGMLLPFGLARLNLDPATASAPLITSIADIGGILIYFAIATAMLGHML comes from the coding sequence ATGGCTTACGAAGAGCTGCTCGAAGAGATCCGACAGCTCCTCGATGGGAGGCGCTGGAAGGACGTCCGCGCTCGCATCGAGGAGCTGCCGGAGCAGGACATTGCGGAACTGATCCTGAGCCTGGAGAAATCCCGGCGCATCTTCCTGTTTAAGCTGCTGCCACGGCCCCGGGCCTCGGAGGTGTTCTCCTACCTCTCCGGGGACAACCAGGATGCCCTGCTCCAGGACATGACCGACCATGAGACGCGGGAGATCGTCGCCGCGCTCACCCCGGACGACCGCACCGCCCTGTTCCAGGAGCTGCCCGCCGAGGCCACCCAGCGGCTGCTGGAGCTGCTGCCCCCGGGGGCACAGCGCGAGGCCCGCGAGCTGCTCGGCTACCCGGCGGAGAGCGTTGGCCGGCTGATGACGCCGGACTACATCGCCGTGCGCGCCGACTGGACCGTGGAGCGCAGCCTGCAGCACATCCGCGGCCAGCGCGAGAAGGCCGAGACGGTGAACGTCATCTACGTCACCGACCGCGAGGGCCGGTTGCTCGACGCCCTGACCATCCGCCGGTTCATCGTCGCCGCGCCGGAGACCGTGGTCGAGGAGCTGATGGACTACCACTTCATCAGCGTCTCGGCCTTCGAGGATCGCGAGAAGGCGGTGGAGACGGTGCAGCGCTACGACCTGACGGCGCTGCCGGTGGTCGATACCGAGGGGGTGCTGCTCGGCACCGTGACCCCGGACGACGTCATGGACGTGGCCGAGGCCGAGGCCACCGAGGACTTCCAGAAGGTCGGTGGTGTCGGCGTGCTCAACTTCAGTATGCGCGACGCCAGCATGAACCTGCTCTACCAGCGCCGTGTCGGCTGGCTGGTGCTGCTGGTGTTCATCAACATGTTCGGCGGCGAGATCATCGCCGCCTACGAGGAGACCATCGAGGCGGTCATCGTCCTGGTCACCTTCCTGCCCCTGGTGGTGGATACTGGCGGTAACGCCGGCACCCAGTCGGCGACCCTGATGGTGCGCGCGCTCGCCACCGGTGACGTCAAGGCCAAGGACTGGTTGCGCCTGTGGGGCAAGGAGGCCGGTGTGGCCATCGCCCTGGGTGTCACCGTGGGTGTCGCCGTCTGGGCGCTGGGGCTCTACCGCGGCGGTCTGGACATCGCCTGGGTGGTCTCCCTGGCCATGGTGGCCGTGGTCTTCATGGGCAGCATGATCGGGATGCTCCTGCCCTTCGGTCTGGCCCGGCTGAACCTCGACCCGGCCACGGCCAGCGCGCCGCTGATCACGTCCATCGCCGATATCGGCGGCATCCTGATCTACTTTGCCATCGCCACCGCGATGCTCGGGCACATGCTCTAG
- a CDS encoding undecaprenyl-diphosphate phosphatase: MALWIAVLLGVVQGIFMFLPVSSTAHMVLLEHWLIGRDHPMPAPESAEMILFNLVVHVGTLVSIVVVFAPSLLRFTRYSLRDAYGWARAGRFQGPPLYARLFLLGMLSVLFTGVVGLTLKATFEQVFANPWMIAFTLILTGALLFWTDKLPPRRRGLRQTGVGTATLIGVAQGFALMPGLSRSAMTIVFGLFAGLKRRWAAEYSFFLAIPTICAATLLQAIEVYQLGGLESVSVAALITGFVVAAGVGIVSLKLVIYFLYRAQLKVFSFYVWALAAAILLGWIDLPI, from the coding sequence ATGGCCCTTTGGATCGCCGTACTGCTGGGGGTTGTGCAGGGGATCTTCATGTTCCTGCCGGTGAGCTCCACGGCCCACATGGTGCTGCTCGAGCACTGGCTGATCGGCCGCGATCACCCAATGCCGGCGCCGGAGAGCGCCGAGATGATCCTGTTCAACCTGGTGGTCCACGTCGGGACCCTGGTCTCCATCGTGGTGGTCTTCGCCCCGAGCCTGCTGCGCTTCACCCGCTACAGCCTGCGCGATGCCTACGGCTGGGCCCGCGCCGGACGCTTTCAGGGGCCACCGCTCTACGCCCGGCTGTTCCTGCTGGGGATGCTCTCGGTGCTGTTCACCGGCGTGGTGGGCCTGACGCTCAAGGCGACCTTCGAGCAGGTCTTCGCCAACCCGTGGATGATCGCCTTCACCCTGATCCTCACCGGCGCCCTGCTCTTCTGGACGGACAAGCTCCCGCCCCGGCGCCGGGGGTTGCGCCAGACCGGGGTGGGCACGGCGACGCTCATCGGCGTCGCCCAGGGTTTCGCGCTGATGCCCGGGCTCTCGCGCAGCGCCATGACCATCGTCTTCGGCCTGTTCGCCGGGCTCAAGCGGCGCTGGGCGGCGGAGTACAGCTTCTTCCTGGCCATCCCCACCATCTGCGCGGCCACGCTGCTCCAGGCCATCGAGGTCTACCAGCTCGGCGGCCTGGAGAGCGTCAGCGTCGCCGCCCTGATCACCGGCTTTGTCGTCGCCGCCGGGGTGGGCATCGTCTCGCTGAAGCTGGTGATCTACTTCCTCTACCGCGCCCAGCTGAAGGTGTTTTCCTTCTACGTCTGGGCGCTGGCGGCGGCCATCCTGCTCGGCTGGATCGACCTGCCGATATGA